One Ranitomeya imitator isolate aRanImi1 chromosome 1, aRanImi1.pri, whole genome shotgun sequence DNA window includes the following coding sequences:
- the LOC138669499 gene encoding uncharacterized protein yields MVASIQERGPLWDSRGPRHADQGVLRRLWIEVAKSLWDGFDSASPAGKDKFLKQLKTRWRSMKDRFKRGLKKEGQIRSGAAASRTSIYKYNRILQFLRPVLESRETHSSTRESVRPSGAVLRESPSEPSQPSHSESRSAPPQSGEPAAGPSDVPLAEASVAPSFGSSRQRQRASDRAVLPEFLHLSTVFQNCFKSLVTDTVIPGRKAEHTIDLI; encoded by the exons atggtggcatccatacaggaacgaggcccgttgtgggacagccgtggcccccggcacgcggaccagggcgtgttgcgccgtttgtggattgaggtggcaaaatcgctgtgggatggcttcgacagcgcttcccccgcgggcaaagataaatttc ttaaacaattgaagaccagatggcgctccatgaaggaccgtttcaagaggggcctgaaaaaggagggacagatccgtagtggtgctgcagcttcaaggacctctatctacaaatataatcgtattttgcagttcctgcgaccggtccttgaaagcagaga aacacacagcagcacccgcgagtctgtccgaccctctggagcggtccttcgtgaatcgccatctgaaccgtcgcagccatcccacagcgagagcaggtctgcaccaccacaatctggcgaaccggcagccggtccatcagatgttcccctggccgaggcctctgtcgctccttccttcgggtcttcccgacagcgtcagcgggcctcggacagggcggtcctgcccgaatttttacatttgagcaccgtattccagaattGCTTCAAGTCGCTGG tgactgacactgtcattcccggccgtaaagctgagcacaccattGACTTaatataa